In one Ochotona princeps isolate mOchPri1 chromosome 16, mOchPri1.hap1, whole genome shotgun sequence genomic region, the following are encoded:
- the LOC118757701 gene encoding zinc finger protein 416-like, which produces MQRASLEENCLFHAPGKPSAQEEVGKDFPGTLSLFQPPDTPSCEKPNIVTGDRESFHTGTSLCKWGEYKKASHKHALFHHPRVYAGKRLYESPKCGKPYRCKYSPSQLQKVPIGERPYECSECGKSFSQTSHLNDHQRIHTGERPYECGQCGKSFSQRATLIKHHRVHTGERPYECGQCGKSFSQSSNLIEHCRVHTGERPYECDECGKAFGSKSTLVRHQRIHTGEKPYECAECGKLFTQSHSLLEHRLIHTGARPYECGQCGKSFSLKYGLLQHQLIHSGATPFECDHCGKSFSQRATLNKHYKVHTAERPYECEECGKAFMFKSKLVRHHRTHTGERPFECSECGKFFRQSYTLVEHQKIHTGLRPYECGQCGKSFIQKSGLVQHQVVHTGERPYECGRCGKSFTQHSGLILHRKSHSMERPCESKRGKVLSPKANIV; this is translated from the coding sequence ATGCAGAGGGCGTCACTGGAGGAGAACTGCCTGTTCCACGCACCTGGGAAGCCTTCTGCCCAGGAGGAGGTGGGAAAGGACTTCCCAGGCACGCTGAGTCTGTTCCAGCCCCCGGATACTCCCAGCTGTGAGAAGCCAAACATAGTCACTGGGGACAGGGAGTCCTTTCACACTGGAACAAGCCTTTGCAAGTGGGGTGAATATAAGAAAGCTAGCCACAAACATGCTCTTTTTCACCACCCAAGAGTCTATGCTGGAAAAAGGCTTTATGAATCTCCAAAATGTGGAAAACCCTACCGTTGCAAGTACTCACCGAGTCAGCTCCAGAAGGTCCCCATCGGAGAAAGgccttatgaatgcagtgaatGTGGAAAATCTTTTAGCCAAACATCTCACTTGAATgaccatcagagaatccacactggagagAGGCCTTATGAGTGTGGCCAGTGTGGGAAGTCATTTAGCCAAAGAGCTACTCTCATTAAACATCACAGAGTCCACACTGGAGAGAGGCCTTACGAGTGTGGCCAGTGCGGGAAATCCTTTAGCCAAAGTTCCAATCTCATTGAGCACTGTAGAGTCCACACCGGTGAAAGACCTTATGAGTGTGACGAATGTGGGAAAGCCTTTGGTTCCAAATCCACTCTTGTTCGGCACCAAAGGATTCATACAGGGGAAAAGCCTTACGAATGTGCTGAATGTGGAAAATTGTTTACACAAAGTCACAGTCTGCTTGAACACCGGCTAATTCACACTGGAGCAAGGCCTTATGAGTGTGGCCAATGTGGGAAGTCCTTTAGTCTCAAATATGGCCTCCTCCAGCACCAGCTGATTCACAGTGGAGCTACGCCTTTTGAGTGTGACCACTGTGGGAAATCATTTAGCCAAAGAGCCACCCTCAATAAGCACTACAAAGTTCACACTGCAGAAAGGCCTTATGAGTGTGAGGAATGCGGGAAAGCTTTCATGTTCAAGTCCAAACTCGTTCGACACCACAGAACTCACACGGGAGAAAGGCCTTTTGAGTGCAGTGAATGTGGGAAATTTTTTAGGCAAAGCTATACTCTTGTGGAGCACCAGAAAATTCACACCGGATTAAGGCCTTATGAatgtgggcagtgtgggaaatCCTTTATTCAAAAGTCTGGCCTTGTCCAACACCAGGTAGTTCACACTGGAGAAAGGCCTTACGAGTGTGGCCGATGTGGGAAGTCCTTTACCCAACATTCTGGCCTCATTCTCCACCGAAAATCTCACAGCATGGAGAGGCCATGTGAAAGCAAGAGGGGTAAAGTCTTGAGTCCCAAAGCTAACATCGTCTAG